The following proteins are co-located in the Thermus thermophilus HB8 genome:
- a CDS encoding cation:proton antiporter domain-containing protein, producing the protein MSGSLLLLFVFLSAFLAPPLSRLLRMPVPVGELVIGLLLGHFLAQGVALPEILGFLADFGFLLLMFLAGLEVDFNLLRQLERRHFVFYALYVVGMFLGAGLLAGLLGVGLAQALILALVSIGLMVATLRDMGILGRAFAKRVLILGVLGEVASLFGLTAMEKAAHYQGLLSLLKEVGIIALFFLLLFLAFRLAGLFLWWYPEVGRRLVYEEDPSAMGIRLSLALMFAAAVMSGLVGLESVLGAFLAGMILSYFLQKKHDLEAKLSAMGYGFLIPIFFIRTGMGIDLSGLDGRLLLEVGQALLLMLLIRLLPAPFLLLGGFRLREAFLAALLLAYPFTLMIAGTEIARSAHLLDERAALVLLLAAALSSLLFPWAAKMLLRFLR; encoded by the coding sequence TTGAGCGGTAGCCTCCTTTTGCTCTTCGTCTTCCTTTCGGCCTTCCTGGCCCCGCCCCTCTCCCGCCTCCTCAGGATGCCCGTGCCCGTGGGTGAGCTCGTCATCGGCCTCCTCCTCGGCCACTTCCTCGCCCAAGGGGTGGCCCTCCCCGAGATCCTGGGGTTTTTGGCGGACTTCGGCTTCCTCCTCCTCATGTTCCTCGCGGGGCTAGAGGTGGACTTCAACCTCCTCCGCCAGTTGGAGCGCCGCCACTTCGTCTTCTACGCCCTTTACGTGGTGGGCATGTTCCTCGGCGCCGGGCTTCTCGCGGGCCTTTTGGGCGTGGGGCTCGCCCAGGCCCTGATCCTCGCCCTGGTTTCCATCGGCCTTATGGTGGCCACCCTGAGGGACATGGGCATCCTGGGCCGGGCTTTCGCCAAGCGGGTCCTGATCCTCGGCGTCCTGGGGGAGGTGGCGAGCCTCTTCGGCCTCACCGCCATGGAGAAGGCGGCCCACTACCAGGGCCTCCTTTCCCTGCTGAAGGAGGTCGGGATCATCGCCCTCTTTTTTCTCCTCCTTTTCCTCGCCTTCCGCCTGGCGGGCCTCTTCCTCTGGTGGTACCCGGAGGTGGGCCGCAGGCTGGTCTACGAGGAGGACCCGAGCGCCATGGGCATCCGGCTGAGCCTGGCCCTCATGTTCGCCGCCGCCGTCATGAGCGGTCTGGTGGGGCTGGAGAGCGTCCTCGGGGCCTTCCTCGCCGGGATGATCCTCTCCTACTTCCTGCAGAAGAAGCACGACCTCGAGGCCAAGCTCAGCGCCATGGGCTACGGCTTCCTCATCCCCATCTTCTTCATCCGCACGGGGATGGGGATTGACCTCTCGGGCCTGGACGGCCGCCTCCTCCTGGAGGTGGGCCAGGCCCTGCTCCTCATGCTCCTCATCCGCCTCCTCCCCGCGCCCTTTCTCCTGTTGGGCGGGTTCCGCCTGCGGGAGGCCTTCCTCGCGGCCCTCCTCCTCGCCTACCCCTTCACCCTGATGATCGCGGGGACGGAGATCGCCAGGAGCGCCCACCTCCTGGACGAGCGGGCCGCCCTCGTCCTCCTTCTCGCCGCCGCCCTCTCCTCCCTCCTCTTCCCGTGGGCGGCCAAGATGCTCCTGCGCTTCCTGCGCTGA
- a CDS encoding TrkA C-terminal domain-containing protein, with protein MSVILLGLGRYVEEIVEVVSAISDVVLVERDEARLRAFLEKAPVANLRALPGSATDVGLWKEVDLEAAEAVISFLSVEATLDVARLLRKALGYRSKIVHVSKARPDPQAVRELDLEVVSIPEVLGAILRNLLQGQGIVRYPVGIGLRKGEVVEVLITESSPAVYARLRELRQPGARVALVYREGSPILPRADFRVQPGDRLLVVGDPRGVEIFVGAVIRGEPTFPRRFGSVGALCRAEDEEALYLKERLKVRDWVEACEDPKGVAEVGVFLARDRDWVRRAFQEGYPFPSFHLRGTHPYRSILVSANTEALSPLLASAMDLARIFGSEVYVLFVSRVEAFMPPEEKELLENLKVLVERARKTSGLEVHLIRKEGNPVRETLRLLKGKFNLLALGYTPGRRTAFFRPYVPQLLAQASPVSTLLVPEVNLER; from the coding sequence ATGAGCGTGATCCTCCTCGGCCTAGGCCGGTACGTGGAAGAGATCGTGGAGGTGGTCTCCGCCATCTCCGACGTGGTCCTGGTGGAGCGGGACGAGGCGCGGCTTAGGGCCTTTTTGGAGAAGGCGCCTGTGGCCAACCTCCGGGCCCTCCCGGGGAGCGCCACGGACGTGGGGCTCTGGAAGGAGGTGGACCTCGAGGCGGCGGAGGCCGTCATCTCCTTCCTCTCCGTGGAGGCCACCTTGGACGTGGCCCGGCTTCTGCGCAAGGCCCTGGGCTACCGGAGCAAGATCGTCCACGTCTCCAAGGCCCGGCCGGACCCCCAGGCCGTGCGGGAGCTGGACCTGGAGGTGGTTTCCATCCCCGAGGTCCTGGGGGCCATCCTGCGCAACCTCCTCCAGGGGCAGGGGATCGTCCGCTACCCCGTGGGCATCGGCCTGAGGAAGGGGGAGGTGGTGGAGGTCCTCATCACCGAGTCCTCCCCTGCGGTCTACGCCCGGCTCCGGGAGCTCCGCCAGCCGGGGGCCCGGGTGGCCTTGGTCTACCGGGAGGGGAGCCCCATCCTGCCCCGGGCCGACTTCCGGGTCCAGCCGGGGGACCGGCTCCTCGTGGTGGGCGACCCCCGGGGGGTGGAGATCTTCGTGGGGGCGGTGATCCGGGGGGAGCCCACGTTTCCCCGGCGCTTCGGGAGCGTGGGCGCCCTTTGCCGGGCGGAGGACGAGGAGGCCCTTTACCTCAAGGAGCGCCTCAAGGTGCGGGACTGGGTGGAGGCCTGCGAGGACCCGAAGGGAGTGGCGGAGGTGGGGGTTTTCCTGGCCCGGGACCGGGACTGGGTGCGGCGGGCCTTCCAGGAAGGGTACCCGTTTCCCTCCTTCCACCTCCGGGGGACCCACCCCTACCGGAGCATCCTCGTTTCCGCCAACACCGAGGCCCTAAGCCCCCTCCTGGCCTCGGCCATGGACCTGGCCCGGATCTTCGGCAGCGAGGTCTACGTCCTCTTCGTGAGCCGGGTGGAGGCCTTCATGCCCCCTGAGGAGAAGGAGCTTCTGGAGAACCTGAAGGTTCTGGTGGAGCGGGCGCGGAAGACCTCGGGCCTCGAGGTCCACCTCATCCGCAAGGAGGGCAACCCCGTGCGGGAGACCCTGAGGCTCCTCAAGGGGAAGTTCAACCTCCTGGCCCTGGGCTACACCCCGGGGCGCCGCACCGCCTTCTTCCGCCCCTACGTCCCCCAGCTTTTGGCCCAGGCGAGCCCGGTGTCCACCCTCTTGGTGCCGGAGGTCAACCTTGAGCGGTAG
- the aspC gene encoding aspartate/prephenate aminotransferase — MRGLSRRVQAMKPSATVAVNAKALELRRQGVDLVALTAGEPDFDTPEHVKEAARRALAQGKTKYAPPAGIPELREALAEKFRRENGLSVTPEETIVTVGGKQALFNLFQAILDPGDEVIVLSPYWVSYPEMVRFAGGVVVEVETLPEEGFVPDPERVRRAITPRTKALVVNSPNNPTGAVYPKEVLEALARLAVEHDFYLVSDEIYEHLLYEGEHFSPGRVAPEHTLTVNGAAKAFAMTGWRIGYACGPKEVIKAMASVSSQSTTSPDTIAQWATLEALTNQEASRAFVEMAREAYRRRRDLLLEGLTALGLKAVRPSGAFYVLMDTSPIAPDEVRAAERLLEAGVAVVPGTDFAAFGHVRLSYATSEENLRKALERFARVLGRA, encoded by the coding sequence ATGCGCGGCCTTTCCCGAAGGGTCCAGGCCATGAAGCCCTCGGCCACGGTGGCGGTGAACGCCAAGGCCCTGGAGCTCAGGCGCCAAGGGGTGGACCTCGTGGCCCTCACCGCCGGCGAGCCCGACTTTGACACCCCCGAGCACGTGAAGGAGGCGGCGAGGCGCGCCCTCGCCCAGGGGAAGACCAAGTACGCCCCCCCTGCGGGGATCCCCGAGCTTCGGGAGGCCCTGGCGGAGAAGTTCCGCCGGGAAAACGGCCTCTCCGTGACCCCTGAGGAGACCATCGTCACCGTGGGGGGGAAGCAGGCCCTCTTCAACCTCTTCCAGGCCATCCTGGACCCGGGGGACGAGGTCATCGTCCTGAGCCCCTACTGGGTGAGCTACCCGGAGATGGTGCGCTTCGCCGGGGGGGTGGTGGTGGAGGTGGAAACCCTCCCCGAGGAAGGCTTCGTCCCCGACCCCGAGAGGGTCCGGCGGGCCATCACCCCCCGCACCAAGGCCCTTGTGGTCAACTCCCCCAACAACCCCACGGGGGCGGTCTACCCGAAGGAGGTCCTCGAGGCCCTGGCGAGGCTTGCGGTGGAGCACGACTTCTACCTGGTCTCCGACGAGATCTACGAGCACCTCCTCTACGAGGGGGAGCACTTCTCCCCTGGGCGCGTGGCCCCCGAGCACACCCTCACGGTGAACGGGGCGGCCAAGGCCTTCGCCATGACCGGATGGCGCATCGGCTACGCCTGCGGGCCCAAGGAGGTCATCAAGGCCATGGCCTCCGTCTCCAGCCAGTCCACCACGAGCCCCGACACCATCGCCCAGTGGGCCACCCTGGAGGCCCTCACCAACCAGGAGGCCTCCCGCGCCTTCGTGGAGATGGCCAGGGAGGCCTACCGCAGGAGGCGGGACCTGTTGCTTGAGGGCCTTACCGCCCTGGGCCTCAAGGCGGTGCGCCCGAGCGGGGCCTTCTACGTCCTCATGGACACCTCCCCCATCGCCCCCGACGAGGTGCGGGCGGCGGAGAGGCTCCTTGAGGCGGGGGTGGCGGTGGTCCCGGGCACGGACTTCGCCGCCTTCGGCCACGTCCGCCTCTCCTACGCCACCAGCGAGGAGAACCTCAGGAAGGCCCTGGAGCGCTTCGCCCGGGTGCTGGGGCGCGCCTAG
- a CDS encoding nucleotidyltransferase domain-containing protein has protein sequence MTEGEVLEEVKRRVRTRLKGRRYRLYLFGSRARKEGSPRSDYDLALLADPPLDLATLAELREALEGLPILQPLDLVELSWAPGLKEVVKREGILLDEGREA, from the coding sequence GTGACGGAAGGGGAGGTCCTGGAGGAGGTGAAGCGCCGGGTGCGCACGCGGCTCAAGGGAAGGCGCTACCGCCTCTACCTCTTCGGTTCCCGGGCGAGGAAGGAGGGGAGCCCCCGCTCGGACTACGATCTGGCCCTCCTGGCCGATCCTCCCTTGGACCTCGCCACCCTGGCGGAGCTTAGGGAGGCCCTGGAAGGCCTCCCCATCCTCCAGCCCCTGGACCTGGTGGAGCTCTCCTGGGCCCCGGGGCTCAAGGAGGTGGTGAAAAGGGAAGGGATCCTCCTTGACGAGGGAAGAGAAGCTTAG
- a CDS encoding HI0074 family nucleotidyltransferase substrate-binding subunit: protein MTREEKLRAQMASLARAVERLKAALERPKDEFIRDSAIQRFEFTFELAWKTLKTFLELQGLEARSPRAAIRGAFQVGLLPEDPFWLEMLELRNLTNHTYDEALAERIYAELPKALERFQELLRRLEEPA, encoded by the coding sequence TTGACGAGGGAAGAGAAGCTTAGGGCGCAGATGGCCTCCCTGGCCCGGGCGGTGGAGCGGCTAAAGGCCGCCTTAGAGCGGCCCAAGGACGAGTTTATCCGGGACTCGGCCATCCAGCGGTTTGAGTTCACCTTTGAGCTGGCCTGGAAGACCCTAAAAACCTTTCTGGAACTCCAAGGCCTCGAGGCCCGCTCCCCCCGCGCGGCCATCCGGGGAGCTTTCCAAGTGGGCCTCCTCCCCGAGGACCCCTTCTGGCTGGAGATGCTGGAGCTGCGCAACCTCACGAACCACACCTACGACGAGGCCCTGGCCGAGCGCATCTACGCCGAGTTGCCCAAGGCTCTAGAACGCTTCCAGGAACTCCTTCGCCGCCTGGAGGAACCCGCCTAG
- a CDS encoding diacylglycerol/lipid kinase family protein, which produces MEKWVIVNPAGGRGKVGRLSGAILKAARQEGAKAFLTEGPGHATELAQRAPEGARVVAVGGDGTVHEVLKGLAGTGKVLGVVPIGSGNDFARMLGLLGLPWPKALELALHAPEEAVDLGWVNGEPFGASLGIGFDALVAKKALSAPPFLRGMPRYLYALFAVLKELSLPEARVLVDGEEVHRGRMLLLAAMNGPMYGGGIPIAPMADPRDGRLSVVLAGEFSRTGVVLILPRLLLGRHLSHSRVRAYAGQEVAVEFAHPVPAHADGELLPEASLYRAEVRPLGLRVVGGRAGARAGGLVPEPAGT; this is translated from the coding sequence GTGGAGAAGTGGGTCATCGTGAACCCCGCCGGGGGCCGCGGCAAGGTGGGGAGGCTTTCCGGGGCCATCCTGAAGGCGGCCCGCCAGGAGGGGGCCAAGGCCTTCCTCACGGAGGGGCCGGGCCACGCCACCGAGCTTGCCCAAAGGGCCCCCGAGGGGGCCCGGGTGGTGGCCGTGGGGGGGGACGGCACGGTGCACGAGGTCCTAAAGGGCCTCGCGGGCACGGGGAAGGTCCTGGGGGTGGTGCCCATCGGCAGCGGCAACGACTTCGCCCGCATGCTGGGCCTCCTCGGGCTTCCCTGGCCCAAGGCCTTGGAGCTCGCCCTCCACGCCCCCGAGGAGGCGGTGGACCTGGGGTGGGTGAACGGGGAGCCCTTCGGGGCCTCCTTGGGGATCGGGTTTGACGCCCTGGTGGCCAAGAAGGCCCTCTCCGCCCCCCCCTTCCTCCGGGGAATGCCCCGCTACCTCTACGCCCTCTTCGCCGTGCTCAAGGAGCTTAGCCTGCCGGAGGCCAGGGTCTTGGTGGACGGGGAAGAGGTCCACCGGGGGAGGATGCTCCTCCTCGCCGCCATGAACGGGCCCATGTACGGCGGGGGCATCCCCATCGCCCCCATGGCCGACCCCAGGGACGGGCGGCTTTCCGTGGTCCTGGCGGGGGAGTTTTCCCGGACGGGGGTGGTCCTTATCCTGCCGCGGCTCCTTCTGGGCCGGCACCTCTCCCACTCCCGGGTGCGGGCGTACGCGGGGCAGGAGGTGGCGGTGGAGTTCGCTCATCCCGTTCCCGCCCACGCGGACGGGGAGCTTTTGCCCGAGGCCTCCCTCTACCGGGCCGAGGTCCGGCCTTTGGGGCTTAGGGTGGTGGGGGGGCGGGCCGGGGCCCGGGCCGGGGGGCTTGTGCCTGAGCCCGCGGGGACCTAG
- a CDS encoding histidine phosphatase family protein — MGLLAHFLKGPHKKTTLLLTRAGPVENPRHVLYSHPGLPLSPKGRSALLALLPLLQGFPVAHVYAADSLAEAEAARLFAEALGVPYTLLPELRERAWGAWEGLSFPEVEARFPGAVAAWTADEAGFAPPGGESVREAWERGRRAVKALLGKHRGQAILVVGNCTLNRAALSLALPLPPEEGLRLEQDYARLSVVDFYGEEGVVKALNLAVDWGHDPARGPQGPPGAS, encoded by the coding sequence ATGGGCCTCCTCGCCCACTTCCTGAAGGGCCCCCACAAGAAGACCACCCTCCTCCTCACCCGGGCCGGGCCCGTGGAGAACCCCCGCCACGTGCTCTACAGCCACCCTGGGCTTCCCCTAAGCCCCAAGGGCCGAAGCGCCCTCCTCGCCCTCCTTCCCCTCCTCCAAGGCTTCCCCGTGGCCCACGTCTACGCCGCCGACAGCCTGGCGGAGGCCGAGGCGGCCCGGCTTTTCGCCGAGGCCCTGGGGGTGCCCTACACCCTCCTCCCCGAGCTGCGGGAACGGGCCTGGGGCGCCTGGGAGGGGCTTTCCTTCCCCGAGGTGGAGGCCCGCTTCCCCGGGGCCGTGGCCGCCTGGACGGCGGACGAGGCGGGCTTCGCCCCGCCCGGGGGAGAGAGCGTGCGGGAGGCCTGGGAACGGGGGAGGCGGGCGGTGAAGGCGCTCCTCGGGAAGCACCGGGGCCAGGCCATCCTCGTGGTGGGGAACTGCACCCTCAACCGGGCCGCCCTAAGCCTCGCCCTCCCCTTACCCCCTGAAGAGGGCCTCAGGCTGGAGCAGGACTACGCCCGGCTCTCCGTGGTGGACTTCTACGGGGAGGAGGGGGTGGTGAAGGCCCTGAACCTGGCGGTAGACTGGGGGCATGATCCGGCCCGTGGCCCGCAAGGACCTCCCGGGGCTTCTTAG
- a CDS encoding GNAT family N-acetyltransferase, with amino-acid sequence MIRPVARKDLPGLLRLLRHMDQSPERGVLAPEARDLEGLAEELEDGLVLLKEGEVAGYVGLYPFWDGAALEGPLAYREEDLPPLLEAAEGRAREVEVERLYAFPREENATLRKALEGAGFGLLHVTYFFVKRPEGLDYPAPEGVRVEEGFPGAGVYRELYRESEESWALRLRWTDEELEEHFQDPAVHLLVAYLKGVPVGLAEVELEGGEASVAYIGVVPEARGKGIGRTLLSEAAKLARRKGADLLRVRAHDHEKGALDLYRGLGFSLEEAVATYAKELKARR; translated from the coding sequence ATGATCCGGCCCGTGGCCCGCAAGGACCTCCCGGGGCTTCTTAGGCTCCTCCGCCACATGGACCAAAGCCCCGAACGGGGCGTCCTCGCCCCGGAGGCCAGGGACCTCGAGGGCCTCGCCGAGGAGCTGGAGGACGGCCTCGTCCTCCTTAAGGAGGGGGAGGTGGCGGGGTACGTGGGCCTCTACCCCTTCTGGGACGGGGCCGCCCTGGAAGGGCCCCTGGCCTACCGCGAGGAGGACCTGCCCCCCCTCCTGGAGGCGGCGGAGGGGCGGGCCCGAGAGGTGGAGGTGGAGCGGCTTTACGCCTTCCCCCGGGAGGAAAACGCCACCCTCCGGAAGGCCTTGGAGGGGGCGGGCTTCGGCCTCCTCCACGTGACCTACTTCTTCGTCAAGCGCCCCGAGGGGCTGGACTACCCCGCCCCCGAGGGCGTGCGGGTGGAGGAGGGCTTCCCCGGGGCCGGGGTCTACCGGGAGCTCTACCGGGAGAGCGAGGAGAGCTGGGCCCTGCGCCTCCGCTGGACGGACGAGGAGCTTGAGGAGCACTTCCAGGACCCCGCCGTCCACCTCCTCGTGGCCTACCTGAAAGGGGTGCCCGTGGGCCTCGCCGAGGTGGAGCTGGAAGGAGGCGAGGCCAGCGTGGCCTACATCGGGGTCGTCCCCGAGGCCCGGGGGAAGGGGATCGGGCGCACCCTCCTCTCCGAGGCGGCGAAGCTCGCCCGAAGAAAGGGGGCGGACCTCCTCCGGGTCCGGGCCCACGACCACGAAAAGGGCGCTCTAGACCTCTACCGGGGCCTGGGGTTTAGCCTCGAGGAGGCCGTGGCCACCTACGCCAAGGAGCTCAAGGCCAGGCGGTAG
- a CDS encoding histone deacetylase family protein translates to MRAYTTAHLSLPLPEGHPFPLYKYGGVAEALKGLLPVLPAPEVPREALFLAHEASYLEKLFGEGLSREESLRLGLPFSQALLRRALHAAGGTLAAALDALKTGLGLNLSGGTHHAFPGRAEGYSLFNDVAVAIFWLRAKEGFSGRVLVVDLDAHQGNGTAFFFREDPSVFTLSLHGERNYPLKKEKSDLDVGLPDGTGDEAYLWALEGALEKARAFRPDLVFYNAGVDVLKGDRFGRLALSPEGVRRRDERVFRFVKALGAPLVVVMGGGYNRDPRLTVEAHAATYRLALSSLA, encoded by the coding sequence GTGCGGGCGTACACCACGGCCCACCTCTCCCTTCCCTTGCCCGAGGGCCACCCCTTTCCCCTTTACAAGTACGGGGGCGTGGCCGAGGCCCTTAAGGGGCTTCTTCCCGTCCTCCCCGCCCCCGAGGTGCCCCGGGAGGCCCTCTTCCTGGCCCACGAGGCTTCCTACCTGGAGAAGCTTTTCGGGGAGGGCCTTAGCCGGGAGGAGTCCTTGAGGCTTGGCCTCCCCTTTAGCCAGGCCCTCTTGCGGCGCGCCCTCCACGCCGCCGGGGGCACCCTGGCCGCGGCCCTGGACGCCCTTAAGACCGGCCTCGGCCTCAACCTCTCCGGGGGCACCCACCACGCCTTCCCCGGCCGGGCCGAGGGGTACAGCCTCTTCAACGACGTGGCCGTGGCCATTTTCTGGCTCCGGGCCAAGGAGGGGTTTTCGGGCCGGGTCTTGGTGGTGGACCTGGACGCCCACCAGGGGAACGGCACCGCCTTCTTCTTCCGGGAGGACCCCTCCGTCTTCACCCTCTCCCTCCACGGGGAGCGGAACTACCCTCTGAAGAAGGAAAAGAGCGACCTGGACGTGGGCCTTCCCGATGGGACGGGGGACGAGGCCTACCTCTGGGCCCTGGAGGGGGCCTTAGAGAAGGCCCGGGCCTTCCGCCCGGACCTCGTCTTCTACAACGCCGGGGTGGACGTCTTAAAGGGGGACCGCTTCGGCCGCCTCGCCCTAAGCCCGGAAGGGGTGAGGCGGCGGGACGAGAGGGTCTTCCGCTTCGTCAAGGCCCTCGGGGCGCCCCTCGTGGTGGTGATGGGCGGGGGGTACAACCGCGACCCCCGCCTCACCGTGGAGGCCCACGCGGCGACCTACCGCCTGGCCTTGAGCTCCTTGGCGTAG